From the Alkalibacter rhizosphaerae genome, one window contains:
- the tpiA gene encoding triose-phosphate isomerase encodes MRKPIIAGNWKMNKTATEAVALVELLKEKVANKDVKVVFCPPYTSLVAVKEGLDGSTVGLGAQNMHFEDNGAFTGEISADMLLDLGVEYVIIGHSERRQYFNETNETVNKKLHKALEKGLIPIVCVGESLQEREEGIQEAVVTTQVCEAFKNVQADDAAKTVVAYEPIWAIGTGKTATSDQAEEVCRWIRENLEKIYDSEVAQTVRIQYGGSVNASNVDELMGMPNIDGALVGGASLKEDFVRIVQFGA; translated from the coding sequence TGGTGGAGTTGTTGAAAGAGAAAGTGGCCAATAAGGATGTGAAAGTGGTCTTTTGTCCGCCTTATACGTCTCTTGTGGCTGTTAAAGAAGGTCTGGATGGTTCAACAGTAGGTCTGGGCGCCCAGAACATGCACTTTGAAGACAATGGTGCCTTTACGGGAGAGATCAGCGCAGACATGTTATTGGATCTGGGTGTGGAATACGTGATCATCGGCCATTCGGAACGCAGACAGTATTTCAACGAGACCAATGAAACGGTGAACAAAAAATTGCACAAGGCCCTGGAAAAAGGGTTGATCCCCATCGTTTGTGTGGGAGAATCCCTCCAAGAACGGGAAGAGGGAATCCAGGAAGCGGTGGTGACCACCCAGGTATGTGAAGCCTTTAAAAACGTCCAAGCGGATGATGCCGCCAAGACAGTGGTAGCCTATGAACCCATCTGGGCCATCGGAACGGGAAAGACTGCCACTAGCGACCAGGCGGAGGAAGTTTGCCGATGGATCCGGGAGAACCTGGAAAAAATATACGATTCCGAAGTGGCGCAAACAGTTCGGATCCAGTACGGTGGAAGTGTCAATGCTTCCAACGTGGATGAACTGATGGGCATGCCCAATATCGACGGCGCTCTTGTCGGTGGAGCCAGTTTGAAGGAAGATTTTGTGCGCATCGTTCAATTTGGTGCGTGA
- the gpmI gene encoding 2,3-bisphosphoglycerate-independent phosphoglycerate mutase, protein MLTAIIILDGYGYSEYVEGNATLAANTPVLDKLWEEKPHSFMRCSGLDVGLPPGQMGNSEVGHLNIGAGRIVYQELTRITKSIEDGDFFENPTLVEAVDQAVQGGKALHLLGLVSDGGVHSHNTHIYALLELAKRRGLDRVFVHCFLDGRDTPPNSGKTYVKELMEKMEELGVGKVSTISGRYYAMDRDNRWKRTLNSYDAMTVGFGESTDDPLAAIQSSYEEGVTDEFMEPTVVLENEAPVGMIRPGDSVIFFNFRPDRARQMTRALTEPEFDGFERKTGFLGLHYVTMTMYDTTMTNLKVAYAPQTVTNTLGSYLSDKGMRQLRIAETEKYAHVTYFFNGGVEKEYPLEDRILVPSPKVATYDLKPEMSAVEVTDRVVEAIQTQDYDLIVLNYANCDMVGHTGVFDAAVKAVETVDACLGRTLEALEKKGGVAIITADHGNAEQMIDPQTKKVFTAHTSNPVKCILFGKDDVQIRDGRLADLAPTILELQGLEKPQEMTGESLIVRL, encoded by the coding sequence ATGTTAACAGCAATCATCATCCTGGACGGATATGGATATTCAGAATACGTAGAAGGAAATGCGACCTTGGCGGCAAACACTCCGGTATTGGACAAGCTTTGGGAGGAAAAACCCCATTCTTTCATGCGGTGCAGCGGATTGGATGTAGGCCTGCCCCCGGGACAGATGGGAAATTCAGAAGTGGGTCATCTCAACATCGGAGCAGGCCGGATCGTGTATCAGGAGTTGACCAGGATCACCAAGTCCATTGAAGATGGGGATTTTTTTGAAAACCCGACTCTGGTTGAAGCCGTAGATCAAGCTGTCCAAGGAGGAAAAGCACTGCATCTGCTTGGATTGGTTTCCGATGGCGGGGTCCACAGTCACAACACCCACATATATGCGTTGTTGGAACTGGCAAAGCGCAGAGGCTTGGATCGGGTCTTTGTCCATTGTTTTTTGGATGGCAGGGATACACCGCCCAACAGCGGGAAAACCTATGTCAAAGAATTGATGGAAAAAATGGAAGAGCTGGGTGTTGGAAAAGTTTCCACCATTTCAGGAAGGTACTATGCCATGGACCGGGACAATCGGTGGAAGCGAACCTTGAATTCCTATGACGCCATGACTGTTGGTTTTGGAGAATCAACGGACGATCCCCTGGCTGCCATCCAGTCATCTTACGAAGAGGGCGTTACCGATGAGTTTATGGAACCCACGGTGGTTTTGGAAAACGAAGCACCGGTAGGCATGATCCGTCCTGGTGATTCTGTCATCTTTTTCAACTTCCGTCCGGACCGGGCTAGACAAATGACCCGGGCTTTGACGGAGCCGGAGTTTGATGGATTTGAACGAAAGACGGGATTTCTTGGATTGCATTATGTGACCATGACCATGTATGACACGACCATGACCAACTTGAAGGTTGCCTATGCACCACAAACCGTGACCAACACCCTGGGATCCTATTTGAGTGATAAGGGAATGCGGCAGCTTCGCATTGCCGAAACGGAAAAATACGCTCATGTCACCTATTTTTTCAACGGTGGAGTCGAAAAGGAATATCCCTTGGAAGATCGGATCCTAGTGCCGTCACCCAAGGTGGCCACCTATGATCTGAAACCGGAAATGAGTGCAGTTGAAGTGACGGACCGGGTGGTGGAAGCCATACAAACCCAGGATTACGATTTGATCGTTCTCAACTATGCCAATTGCGACATGGTGGGGCATACCGGCGTATTCGATGCAGCAGTTAAAGCGGTGGAAACGGTGGATGCCTGTTTGGGACGAACCTTGGAGGCTTTGGAGAAAAAAGGGGGAGTAGCGATCATTACTGCAGATCACGGAAATGCGGAACAAATGATCGATCCTCAAACGAAGAAAGTATTTACCGCCCATACCAGCAATCCGGTGAAGTGCATCCTTTTCGGCAAGGACGATGTACAGATCCGGGATGGCCGTCTGGCGGATCTGGCGCCAACCATTTTGGAGCTGCAAGGGCTGGAAAAACCGCAGGAAATGACAGGAGAAAGCCTGATCGTACGTTTATAA